The nucleotide window GGGCCGCCTATCGACCGCAGCTCCTTCCCTCGGGGACGACAGGAGCCCGTTGTGTTGGTGACTGGCTAGCCGACCGgcttgtgtctctctctctctctctctctgtgccagggCTTCTTCATTGCGATGCGCCTTGTGGCCTGTGCCCAGAGTGGCCACGAAGTCAGCCTCGGAAACCTCAGCCTGACGCTCCCACCGCCAAAGTTTGTAAGTGCCGCcgctcctcctcccccccgccccccggcagaCGGCTCCTCCGGCTTCGGCCGCCCCGTTCTCCCAAAGAGGGGGGCTGTCAGACAGGCGCTGAGGCGTTTCCCCCCCTGTCCTTTCAGCACGACAGCACCAGCCCCCTGCTGATCTCTTCGTCGGAGGCTCACTGGGCCGTCAGGGTGAGTTTCCTCCGGCTCGCCGCTCTGTGCCGTGGCTGGGAGCTGCCTTCCCCCCGTGGGGCTCGTCGTCCACACGGCCCCGTGGCCAGTCTCTCGCTTTACGTGCGGATCGACCGCCTGGGGCCCGTCACACGGCAGGAGGCTGCGTTGCCTTTGTAGCGCCGTCTTAACGTCCGCGGGGCTTCCTAAAGGACGAGAACGTCCGGTCTCTGCAATGGCCTGCCGTTACGTCAGGCCGTTGTGGTTGTTAATGATACCTTCGGCCACTTTTGGGGACCCTGCCCGTGCCAAGTGACACACAAACAAGGCCCCCGGGTGAGGAACGAAGCCCATAATCCCCGCCCGAGCAAGTGGACAGAGCACCTGAGCTCCTCTGTCCAAGGCAGAGGGAGGCCTTGGCGCTCGGCCTCCACAGAAGTCTATAAGGAGGGACCTCCACAGTTTGGGAGCCACCATCAATGAAGTCCTGACTCCCACACACACCAGGCTAGTCCCGTCTGCACGGGGCACTCTCAGGGAGGACGTCCCAGGCAGGTGCTCAGCGACGGCAGGATTGGGTGGGCGAAGGCGGTCCTTCGGAGAGCCGGGTCCGGTGCCAACTTGGGCACAAAGCGGTTGGGATGGTCGGGGTGGGCTGAGGCAGGCTAGGCTTGTGGATGGAAATGGGAGAGAGGCAGGCGGGCCAAACCCTGCCAGCCCGTATGGTACGAAATCCCCGGTTCAGAGAGCGTCGGGAGCAGCGTGGGCCGGGCGATTCTTCCAAGCGACGGATGCAAGCCCCCTTGGCCTGGCCAAAGGTTAAGCTTTGCCTTCATGCCGTGGCTACGCCGGTCTCCAGGAGGCCCCACCGCTCTGCAGGCGTGGCCCTCCGTGGCCGGTGGGCTTTGAGGCGGCACCTTGAGCACTGATTTCTGCCCTCCGagcactgtgggtgggtggggggacggaGGCGAGGGCGCCGTGGCTCCCCAAGGCCAGCGTTAGCCTGTGACGCCCCCCGTGTAAGTTTCAGGGGCAGCCCCATCCTCGTCTCCTTTCCTTAAACGTGGGGCCTGAAAGAGCCTTGCGGCGGGAGCCGGCCTGGGCTCTGAGCACCCACCGGGCCCCTTCCCAGCCGTTCGCTGGGCTCCCTCAGTCTGATTGCGGGTCTGTCTCTTGCCCTCTAGGTGGAGGAGAGAGCCAAGTTTGACGGCATCTTCGAAAGCCTTTTGCCCCTCGGCGGCTTGCTTTCAGGAGACAAAGTGAAGCCGGTATTGATGAACTCCAAGCTACCTCTGGACATCCTGGGAAGGGTAAGCCCAGCGGCGGCCCTCGCTGCCCGCTCGCCCGGTTCTCCGCAGTGTCACGGCGGCTGGGGCGCGTCACTGGCGTCTCGGCAGGTTCAGACAGAGGCCGGTCTGTCCACGTTGGCAACCTGGGCGCCTCTCAGAGCTTGATCCAGGCTCGTTCCTCTTGTGGCCCATGAGGCGCTCCCACCCGGAAGGGCTTGCgctgggaagaggcagggtggatGGGGGCCGTCCTGCCCAGCCCCTGCGAGCTTTGCCGGAACCCTGCCCACCCCAGCTTCGTGGGTTCCGCTGTGAAGGGTGCTTCACGCGGTGCCTTTGTGGGTTTCGTGAGCTGCCCCAGCCGTTCCGTGGCTCTCTCCCGCAGTTGGAGCGGAGGGGGTGGCGCGTGCACGCGTGCATCTCGAGGGGGCTGGTGGCCTCCTTTGAGCCTTAAAACCAGGGACGGCCTGGAGTCCTCCATGCAGGAAATCCGTGAGGGGTTGCGGTTGTGGTGGTTGTCCTTAGCTGCTCCTTCGTTGCTCTTCTGATCGTCTCCCTCTGCCCCCGTTTGCAGGTGTGGGATCTCAGCGATATCGACAAGGACGGGCACCTGGACAGAGATGAGTTTGCCGTGGTAGGTACGGGATCGTGGCGCTGGTCCCCCCCCCCGCGACTTCCAGCCCCcccccagctcctttccctctggGCCTGAGCCGCTGCCCCCccgctcctctccctcctcctcctcctcctcctcttcttcctcctcctcctcctcctctccttctctcctttctcctctccctcctcctcctcttctccctcctcctcctcctctcctcctctccctcctcctcctcctctccctcctcctcctcgttgttCTCTGCAGACGTCTTTTCCCTCTGGGCCTTGCAGGCGATGCACCTGGTCTACCGCGCCCTGGAGAAGGAGCCCGTCCCGTCCGCCCTGCCCCCGTCGCTCGTGCCCCCGTCCAAGCGGAAGAAGGGCCCCCTCTTCCCCGGGGCAGTGCCGGTCCTGCCGGCCAGCCCTCCCCCCAAAGACAGCCTGCGCTCCACCCCTTCTCACGGCAGTGTCAACAGCCTCAGCAGCACGGGCAGCCTCTCGCCCAAGCACAGCCTCAAGCAAGCCCAGGTAGGGCCGGGGGCCGGGAGGGCAGGAGGTCACGCTGCAGGCACCTGCTGACGGACGCGACGCTCCTCTCTGGCCACGGAGCAGGAAGCCGTCCGACATATTTGGCCCGATTGCCGGGCTGTTCCGAGGCACACTGGCTCTGAGTGGGGAGGCTCAACTTCATTTCTACACAGCCCAATAACAAAAGCTCCGCGTGTGGTTCACAATGTGATAAAATTCAGTAtaaggctttcaagaggcagctggacaaccctctgtcagggatgctttagggtggattcctgcattgagcagggggttggactccatggcctcaaaggccccttccaactctactataccgTGATTCTATGGAAACCTTTAACATACCAAAACGTAAAAGGGGACAGGTAAAAACAATGAAGAATACCCAGGTCCTGATAAAACAGCTATTAAAATGACCCGTCatttgccatcaaatgcctgggaagagAGGAAAGTCTTCACGTGGTGGCAAAACGAGGactgtgttggtgccaggcgagccttccTCACTTGGGGGGCCCCCcttgagaaggccccctccctcgtTGCCAACCTGGAGGAAGGAGGGCCTCCGATGGCACCCGTGGGCATCTGGCCAGTCTCATTCCAGGAGAGGCGCTTGGCCAGgtgttgtggtcctgagccatgtaagccTTTCTATATCCGAGCAGcacctgtgaaccgcccagagagcttcggctattgggcggtataaaaatgtaataaataaataaataaataaatgaataaattgaaTGGAGCTCAGAAACGTAAAGGTGGCCAGTGCAAGCAGGCTAGAATGAGATCCTGCACTCAGACCCTCTGGCCGCTGCCGTTTGCACAAGCCACAGCTTCTGGacggtcttcaagggcagctccacgtagagtgcattgcagtaatctgtcTTGGCGTTTCCCAGAGCCTAGATGCCAGGCTATCCCTGTGCCGAtagggccaccaactgaagcggGTAGAAGGCCCACCAGGCCActaaggccacctgagcctccaggGGCAAGGGGAGCTCTGAGGGAACCCCCAGGCTCCTACCTGCTCCTTGGCGGGGACcatagccccatccagaacagcgGGGGCAGCGGTGCACTGTTGGAAGGAGGGCCGGCCGGCGGGGTGTCGTTTGCGCACTGCAGCCGGGCTCTCTGCCGCCCTTGCAGCCCGCCGCGACCTGGGTGGTGCCGCTGACCGACAAAGTCCGCTACGACGAGATCTTCCTGAAGACCGACCTGGACCTGGACGGCTTCGTGAGCGGCCTGGAAGTGAAGGACATCTTCATGCACTCGGGGCTGTCCCAGGGCCTCCTCGCGCACATCTGGTACGGGCCCatcgtggggggagggagggagggcgggagggGGGTGGCCTTTCCCAGCCAGGCGCTCGGTGATGCTGATCCCTCCGTGGGGCCTGTGGCTCAGCgcactgcaacacccatcatcccccagctggCGTGGCCCTGGGCCAGGCTGGCTGTGGGCGACAGTCCGGCCCCTCTGGAGGGCAGCGTTGGGGAAGGCCGCCTGGGCCGGATGGTCTGATGGAGCGGAGGGCCTCTTCCTGGCAGGGCGCTGGCTGACACCCGGCAGATGGGGAAGCTGAACAAGGACCAGTTCGCTCTGGCCATGCACCTCATCCAGCAGAAGGTCAGCAAAGGCGTCGACCCTCCGCAGGTGCTGCTGCCAGACATGATCCCCCCAGCGGAAAGGAGCATGCCCGGCCCCGGCCAGGTGAGCCCCCGGCCCCCACCCCACCGGTGCTCTCTCCCCTTCTCGTGCGCGCTGTGCGTCTGCGTCTCCCTGTTTGCTGCTGGTAGCTCATCCTTTGAGCCGGGGTCCCTTAAAGcaacctgttggggcccatggggAGTTTTGAGCGGGGGCTGCGGCGTCTGCCTGGGCCCTGGTCCGGCTCTGGGCGGCCGCTGCTTCCGATCCTTCTCAACCCAGCTGCCTCCGAGGGGCCCGGATCCTCCCCCTGGCCCGCTCCCCAGCACACCTTTGCGTCCCGCTCCCGTGGGGCGGCCTGCCTTTCCTCCCGGAGAGCCTGAGCGCCTGCTCCTCTGTGCTTCCTCCTCTAGACGCTCTCAGGGTACTTGGCTTCGGTAGGAAGTGAGATCCCGGCCCTTGCAGACATGCGTCGTGTGAGTAAACGGCGCTCCCGAGGCATGcagccccccttctcccccccccaccttcaggCGGCCTTTCTTTTGCCACTTCGCTACGGCTCCCTCCGTCGGAGCTGAGATCAGCCGGGGAAGGTGGGGGGAACCCTTGCCGTCACGCTGAGGGAGGGAAAGTGGGGACAGGATCCGCTGCTCCTGGGCCGTGGGAGAGGAATCCGGCCAACCGCTCTAAACGGATCCGCTTGGATCCCGGTCCAGGCATGCTGCATCTCACTGGCCTTCTCCAGCTCAAGGATCCCAGGCGCTTTGTCCGTCTTGCTTCCCTCTCCGCGCGCTGCTCCGTCGTCACGTTTCGCAAGCGCAGCCCGGGTGGCTGGCTGCATTTCCCCCATCGTGCTGCCCCAGAGGACGGCTGGGCCGCCAGCCCCCCATTCCGATGGCAGGCTCAGCCGCCGGACGGCACCTGGCAAGCGGGCGGCTCCGGGTGCCTCAACAGGGCGTGTTGGCTTCTCAACAGGACAGCTCGAGTTCGGTCGGATCCGGGGAGTTCACAGGCATGAAGGAGCTGGACGAGCTCAGCCAGGAGATTGCTCAGCTGCAGAGGTCAGGGAGCGCGGGCccccgggaggggggagggggctgcccccGGGCTCCTTCCGTGGGGTTACGGGCCAAGGCTTTGGCAGAACGGGAGAGGCAATACGCCCCTTGGCCGAACGGCCGGCAGGGCCAGGGATTGCTTCCCCTCACAGGAGCCCTGGCAAGCCAGCGTCTTCCTCTGCGGACCTCGGTGTCCCCCAAGACGCTTACGCCTCCTCACGAAGAGGGCCGCCTGTCAGGGTGCTCCTGACAGGCCGATGGGTTTCCCTGAGGCCGGCTGCAGGCAGCTCCTTGCCTGGTTCTCACAGAAAGGGATGTTCCGCTCCTAGGAAGGCCCGGCCCTGATCGAAGGTGCAGTTTTTCTCCCTGGCAGTGGCCGGCAAGGGCCCAACAGCCAATGATTGTCAAGGCGGCACACGCTCAGAGCTCATGCCTGGCCAGCCCCTGTTCCAGCCCTCCGCTCTCGCCTTTCTCTGTCTCCGGGGTGGAGGCTGCCCTTCCTGGCTCCCGAAAACCAGGGTTCGGTTCAGGTGCCAGTAGGCCTCCTTGGTCACAGCACCCCAGGACGGGAGCCCGAAGACGACCCCGGCTACCACGGAGGGCGCCTGGCACAACTTCCGACGTTGCCGGCTGCGGCCCAGTGAGCCGGATAAGGCGTCCTTTCAGCTGCAGCACCTGCCCTGAATGACCGTTCTTCTTCTGCTTGCAGAGAGAAATATTCCCTAGAGCAAGACGTCAGAGAGCGGGAAATCGCCATCCGGCAGAAAACCAACGAGGTGCAGGTAACGCCACGTGGGCGTCTCTCATCTTGTCCTCCGCcctggggggcaggaggaggcagcccACTCTTTTCTGGGGTCCCAAGGCCACGGCTGTGACTTCCCTCTCCAGAGAGGAGAAGCCGCCCAGGTTCCGCCTCGGACCCGGCCTTCCGGCAAGAAGTGGGGCTTCTCTGTCGCCCTTGGGCTTCGTCCCCTTCAAAACGGagcaggagagagaaggggggaacgtTCCTTTGCGCCTCCTCCGCTCCCCCCCCACGCCTTGGTCCGCCCAGCCCGGTGTTGCCGACTACGGCGTGCCCCAAGTCACCCTTGTGTCGAAAGGTTGCCCTTTGGAGGCCGCCTCCAATTGATCCGTTGATCCCTTTCTTGGGATCGTCCCCCTCCGAGAAGGCTCCGGCGTCAGGACCTGATTCGGGGCCCTCCCGGCTGGGGGACACAGTCCAGCCACTGTGCTCAGGCTCGGCGGAGGGCCTCTGCTCGGAGCGCCTGTCTCCCCAGCTGCAAAGCCCGGCAAGGACCGCCCTTCTGCAGTCCCGGCAGTTCCTTGTACGGTGAAGGTCTTGCCCCGCTGAGACGACATCCTCCTATAGGCACCCCAGCTTCAGGCACTTCAGGGCCTTCTTGGCAACCCCCCCCTCAGCCCCCGGTTCAGTCTTGACCCCTTCCTTTGGGCCATTTCCAATGTGTCTCATTGTCTGTTTGCCCCTGAATTGCCTTTTTGAGGGGAGGCCGCTTTTAAATCGTATTCATTATTACATTCATACTCCGCTTTTTTGCTCTTGCAAAGAGCCCAAAGCTGCTCACGTGGCGGGGACTAGAAGAGCCCAGGTTTCCCCAGTCCAGTGCTCTAACCGCTGCACCACGCTGCCTCCGTGGTGGCGAGCGTTTTGCCCTTCCGGACGCAGGTAGTCGCAGGAGGCTGGCGTGAGCCCCGAGTCTCTCCCCTGGATGCAGGCCCTCGGGTCTTTGGCCTCCTGCTCCCCAGGCACTTCGGGGCCTGTGGGGTGATTCCCTCTGCGGAGCGGGGAGGTTGGGCACAGCGTTCCCTCCTCGACTGGCGGCGTACTGGGCTTCTGACggatccagtgtgtgtgtgaacgtGTGAACGGTGTTTGTGGCAAGCTGTTCTTGCAGGAAGAGCCTCTGGGCAGCCCCGTCTTCAGCGCAGtcgtgcctccctccctccctgggcaCCAGGGAAGCGTGCTGGCCGGCCGGATCCCGCCCGCGACTCCCGCCCAGCCCCGCTTTTGCCTCCTCCCACTTCCAGGAGCTGCAGAACGACCTGGACCGGGAGACGAGCAGCTTGCAGGAGCTGGAGGCGCAGAAGCAGGGCGCTCAGGACCGCCTCGACGAGATGGACCAGCAGAAGTCCAAACTGAAGGACATGCTGAGCGACGTCCGGCAGAAGTGCCACGAGGAGGCCCAGGTGGTGAGTGCGGGCGGGCGGGGATGGCGGCGATGCATGGACTAGGCCGCCCGGGGGCCCTGGCTGTCGGCCTGGCCGGCTGGGGCccatggcagttgaagtccagcGCATCtggatgaggaaggctgctctaggatgGAGCTGGCTCCTTCCAACCGTAGAAGAAAACCTGCGGAACTGACAGCCTCAGGATGTGCGGACGCTGCTACGCAAAGGGCGGGAGACTTTCGCGGAGCAGGAATCCTCCAGTGGCTCTCGGCTGTGAGGGCTACAGCCAGCCCCCAGCCTGTCCTGAAGCAGTCTGCCTCCAAATTCCGTGTGGGGAGGCAAGGACCGGCAGGCAGCTGCCTCCCCCTTCTgctttcctcattcctttcctttcctcccccccacgTGCTGAATTCAAAATGCTGTTGGATGTTCGTTTCAGATCTCGTCGTTAAAAATGCAGATTCAGTCCCAGGAATCGGACCTGAAATCCCAGGAAGACGACATCAGCCGGGCGAAGACCGACCTGAACCGGCTGCAGCAGGAAGAGTCCCAGCTGGAGCAGAGCATCCAGGCTGGCAAGGTGCAGCTGGAGACCATCATCAAGTCTCTGAAATCCACCCAGGAAGAAATCCACCAGGTAAAGCAGGAGGCTGCTGAACGGAACTTCCGATGGGAACCTCTCTTTTGTGAGCGCCGTGCCTGGGGTCAGAGTTCGAGGGGGAgcccagcacccacccaccccactccctccctcagcaCACAGAGTGGTGAAGGCTGGCAAGCGGGGCGCACGCTCTCAGGGCCCCATCAGCCTGCCCTGAAAGAGCTGTGCTGGTTGCCGCTTGCTTTCACCCTTGGGGGCGCAAAAGGCCTGCTGAAGAGAGTCTCTTTGAGGGCCCCGTTGGCCTGCGGAGTCCTGCCCTTGAGCTCGCGTGGCAGGGCCTTCCTCCTGACCGTCAGAGCAGGACGACAGTGGAACCCGtgaccgagggaggtggtgggctctcccacgctagaggccttcaagaggcagctggacaaccctctgtcagggatgctttaggggggattcctgcgctgagcagggggttggacttgagggccttgtaggccccttccaactgcgctattctgtgattctatgattctatgattcctgtgtGGCTCCCGGGCCGTGGTGCGCTCCCTCAAGAACTGCGACTGGCTGCCACCTCTGGGCGTCTAGGGAAGGGCGGGACGGGCGCGGCTGTTTAATTTATCCTCCGAGATGACGCGCTGTTAACGTTTCGCCATTTGCGCTGTCCTGTTTTTTGTGTGACATTGCCGTACACCGCCTGGGTGACTTTTTTTGGCACATGGGAGGTGCCTGCCCCCGGGGCTTTTGGGAGGGCCAGGAAGATCCCGCCGTCCGTCCgggctgggtgtgggtgtgtgcctgGGCTCTCGGGGGCGGTGTGGGAATGAGAGGCCTGCCTTTCCTTCCGGCACAGGCGAGGAGCAAGCTCTCGCGGCTGCAGGAGAGCCACCAGGACGCCAGCCGGAGCATCGAACAGTTCAACGAAGCCTTGAACGGGGGCGTGCAGGGCGGCAGCATGACCAACCTGGCCGACCTGAACGAGGGGAGCTCCCAGAAGGACCGGGCGGGGGGCTTCGGGGCCTTGGTGAGGAGGGCAAAGGGGGCacggggaggggtgggtggggggccaggaagaggagagagagagaagggatccccctgcccccgccccccgccctgtTTGATCCTCACCCTAAGCGGTGGCCGCCGCGGCGTCTTTGGGCCGGGGGCCGAGTCGCACAGCCCCTTCAAAGGCCCCCTCTTGCCCTGCTTCGTTTGGGAAGCGCCTGTCGGGGGGTCAAAGAGGTTTGTGCCAGTAAATGATGTTGGGCCCCAAAGGCACAAACAAGCAGCAATATTTCAAAGAGGGATTATTGGGCAGGAAACAGAACAAAACCCAGACAAGAAGCCAAAGAGCCCGATAAGACCCAGGCGCTGGGGGACGCAGATGCGGccgaggagggggggggggcggcgctcAAAAGCCCACCAGGCGTGGCGAAGGGGGCCGGGCGAGGGGGTTCCTGCAGGTTCTTCTCCGCCGCAGAGGAGGACCCCCCCCTGGCCCTGGGGCTCCACTCCAAAGGCGGGGCGGGTTGCGATGGGCTGCTGGTGGAGGACGTCACTGGCAGGAccgtggggggggggacgactttGGGGTGGTGCCCCAGAGCTCCCGGGGCTGCTGACGGGGAGACCCATCCGGTGTTGCGCCTGGCAGCTGAATTTGAGCCCGCAAAGATTTGCCGGAGCCCGAATTGGCCCCCTGGAGAAGGGCTCGACCATGATGGGGGGGGATGGCTGAGCCAGGGGCctagcggggtggggggatcctGGCCCGTGCGCAAGGGCTTAATCCAGCTGTTTCCACCTGGGCCCCAGGATGACCCCTTCAAGAGCAGAGCCCTGCTGTTCAGCACCAGCGCCCAGGAGCTGCCTGTGGACCCCTTCCAGGCGGAGGACCCCTTCCGAGGGGCGGACCCCTTCAAAGGCAGTGAGtggcagcaggggggggggagcctccTGGCCCGTCTCGGGGCGCCGGCTGGGCACGGCCCATCGACTcgcccccccacctccctccctcccttcttctcccaGGCGACCCGTTTCTGAACGACCCCTTTGCTGAGCAGCCCTCGGCCgtagccgccgctgccgccgccactgccgctgccacaggtgagacccccacccccaccccggcgcTTCCTTTGTGGCCGTGGGCTTCCTTGGGTTTGCTTGCTTAAAGGCCAGCGCC belongs to Elgaria multicarinata webbii isolate HBS135686 ecotype San Diego chromosome 23, rElgMul1.1.pri, whole genome shotgun sequence and includes:
- the EPS15L1 gene encoding epidermal growth factor receptor substrate 15-like 1 isoform X4; its protein translation is MAALGPLAGGAQLSAGNPSLYETYYKQVDPAGAGRVGASDAALFLKKSGLGDAVLGKIWDLADPEGKGFLDKQGFFIAMRLVACAQSGHEVSLGNLSLTLPPPKFHDSTSPLLISSSEAHWAVRVEERAKFDGIFESLLPLGGLLSGDKVKPVLMNSKLPLDILGRVWDLSDIDKDGHLDRDEFAVAMHLVYRALEKEPVPSALPPSLVPPSKRKKGPLFPGAVPVLPASPPPKDSLRSTPSHGSVNSLSSTGSLSPKHSLKQAQPAATWVVPLTDKVRYDEIFLKTDLDLDGFVSGLEVKDIFMHSGLSQGLLAHIWALADTRQMGKLNKDQFALAMHLIQQKVSKGVDPPQVLLPDMIPPAERSMPGPGQTLSGYLASVGSEIPALADMRRDSSSSVGSGEFTGMKELDELSQEIAQLQREKYSLEQDVREREIAIRQKTNEVQELQNDLDRETSSLQELEAQKQGAQDRLDEMDQQKSKLKDMLSDVRQKCHEEAQVISSLKMQIQSQESDLKSQEDDISRAKTDLNRLQQEESQLEQSIQAGKVQLETIIKSLKSTQEEIHQARSKLSRLQESHQDASRSIEQFNEALNGGVQGGSMTNLADLNEGSSQKDRAGGFGALDDPFKSRALLFSTSAQELPVDPFQAEDPFRGADPFKGSDPFLNDPFAEQPSAVAAAAAATAAATDPFGADPFKESDPFRPPAPEDFFKKAERSDPFTSDPFSQNPPLPSKPNAFEPSDPFLSLSVPASKGPDPFGTFDAFGSSAFSSCSSEGFADFSRMSKPPVSDPFSSSSSSSSFGGAGFPEDPFKSKAGTPALPPKRGVPPRPKPSAAWE